One window from the genome of Trabulsiella odontotermitis encodes:
- the ilvN gene encoding acetolactate synthase small subunit — MQQPTHDNVILELTVRNHPGVMTHVCGLFARRAFNVEGILCLPIQNSDKSRIWLLVNNDQRLEQMISQIDKLEDVVHIVRHQSDPGVFNKLGLFFE, encoded by the coding sequence ATGCAACAACCGACACATGACAACGTGATTCTGGAACTCACCGTGCGCAACCACCCGGGCGTAATGACTCACGTCTGCGGGCTGTTCGCCCGCCGCGCGTTTAACGTCGAGGGCATTCTCTGTCTGCCGATCCAGAACAGCGACAAAAGCCGCATCTGGCTACTGGTCAACAATGATCAGCGGCTGGAGCAGATGATAAGCCAGATAGATAAACTTGAGGACGTAGTCCACATCGTCCGCCACCAGAGTGATCCGGGCGTCTTTAACAAACTCGGGCTGTTCTTTGAATAA
- a CDS encoding DeoR family transcriptional regulator — METKQKERIRRLVELLKKTDRIHLKDAARMLEVSVMTIRRDLSPDNNGDDALPLTLLGGYIVMVNKPTSVTAPNVKEKTHHPDDLPVAILAAGMVAENDLVFFDNGPEMPLVISMIPDDITFTGICYSHRVFMALNDKPNATAILCGGTYRAKSDAFYDSSNPSILDSLNPRKVFISASGVHEHYGVTWFNLDDLATKRKALQHGLRKILLARYALFDDVAPASIGPLSAFDVLISDRPLPAEYATHCRNGFVKVITPDSDGE, encoded by the coding sequence ATGGAAACCAAGCAAAAAGAACGCATTCGTCGTTTGGTGGAGCTGTTAAAGAAAACAGATCGTATTCACCTTAAAGATGCCGCACGCATGCTTGAAGTCTCCGTGATGACCATTCGTCGCGACTTAAGCCCGGACAACAACGGTGACGATGCGCTGCCGCTGACGCTGCTCGGCGGCTACATTGTAATGGTGAACAAACCGACGTCGGTCACCGCGCCGAACGTCAAGGAAAAAACCCATCACCCGGACGACTTACCGGTTGCGATTCTCGCCGCCGGGATGGTGGCGGAAAACGATCTGGTCTTTTTTGACAACGGCCCGGAAATGCCGCTGGTCATCAGTATGATCCCGGACGACATCACCTTCACGGGGATCTGCTACTCGCACCGTGTATTTATGGCGCTGAATGACAAACCCAACGCCACGGCCATTCTCTGTGGCGGCACCTATCGCGCAAAGAGCGATGCCTTTTATGACAGCAGCAACCCCTCAATTCTTGATTCGCTGAATCCGCGTAAAGTGTTTATCTCGGCCAGCGGCGTTCATGAGCATTACGGCGTGACCTGGTTTAATCTTGATGACCTCGCTACCAAGCGAAAAGCCCTGCAGCATGGCCTGCGGAAAATCCTGCTGGCGCGCTACGCCCTGTTTGACGACGTGGCGCCCGCCAGCATTGGCCCGCTTTCGGCCTTTGATGTACTGATAAGCGATCGCCCGCTGCCGGCAGAGTATGCCACCCACTGCCGGAACGGATTTGTGAAAGTCATTACGCCAGATTCAGACGGCGAATAA
- the rbsK gene encoding ribokinase encodes MDIAVIGSNMVDLITYTNQMPKEGETLEAPAFKIGCGGKGANQAVAAAKLNSKVMMLTKVGDDIFADNTIRNLESWGINTTYVEKVPCTSSGVAPIFVNANSSNSILIIKGANKFLSPEDIDRAAEDLKKCQLIVLQLEVQLETVYHAIEFGKKHGIKVLLNPAPALRELDMSYACKCDFFIPNETELEILTGMPVNTYDNIRIAARSLLEMGLNNIIVTMGEKGALWMTRDQEVHVPAFKVNAIDTSGAGDAFIGCFAHYYVQSGDVEFAMKKAALFAAFSVTGKGTQSSYPSIEQFNEYLALNEK; translated from the coding sequence ATGGATATCGCGGTTATCGGCTCCAACATGGTTGATCTCATTACCTACACCAACCAGATGCCAAAAGAGGGGGAAACCCTCGAAGCGCCCGCATTCAAGATTGGCTGTGGCGGAAAGGGCGCGAACCAGGCGGTGGCAGCCGCTAAGCTCAATTCCAAAGTCATGATGCTGACCAAAGTCGGCGATGACATTTTTGCTGACAACACCATCCGTAATTTAGAGTCCTGGGGTATCAACACCACCTATGTTGAAAAAGTGCCCTGCACCAGCAGCGGCGTGGCGCCGATCTTCGTTAACGCCAATTCCAGCAACAGCATTCTGATTATTAAAGGTGCAAATAAATTTTTGTCGCCGGAAGATATTGACCGCGCGGCAGAAGATCTGAAGAAGTGTCAATTAATTGTTTTACAACTCGAAGTCCAGCTCGAAACGGTTTATCACGCCATTGAGTTTGGTAAAAAACATGGTATTAAGGTGTTATTGAATCCAGCCCCGGCATTACGTGAACTGGATATGTCTTATGCCTGTAAATGTGATTTCTTTATTCCTAATGAAACTGAACTGGAAATACTCACCGGTATGCCAGTCAACACCTACGATAATATTCGAATTGCTGCCCGCTCGCTGTTAGAAATGGGGCTCAATAATATTATCGTTACCATGGGTGAAAAAGGCGCGCTGTGGATGACCCGCGATCAGGAAGTCCACGTGCCTGCTTTTAAAGTCAATGCCATCGACACCAGCGGCGCAGGCGATGCCTTCATTGGCTGCTTTGCGCATTACTATGTTCAGAGTGGTGACGTGGAATTCGCGATGAAAAAAGCCGCTCTCTTTGCCGCGTTTAGCGTCACCGGGAAAGGCACTCAGTCGTCTTATCCCAGCATTGAACAATTCAATGAGTATCTGGCGTTAAACGAAAAATAA
- the fucP gene encoding L-fucose:H+ symporter permease, with amino-acid sequence MNDKNIVQMPDGYLNKTPLFQFILLSCLFPLWGCAAALNDILITQFKSVFSLSNFASALVQSAFYGGYFLIAIPASLVIKNSTYKVAILIGLTLYIVGCTLFFPASHMATYTMFLAAIFAIAIGLSFLETAANTYSSMIGPKQWATLRLNISQTFYPIGAASGILLGKYLVFSEGESLEKQMAGMTAEQVHNFKVLMLENTLEPYKYMIMVLVVVLVLFLFTRFPKCKVEQTATHKRPSAMDTLRYLATNARFRRGILAQFLYVGMQVAVWSFTIRLALELGDINERDASNFMVYSFACFFIGKFIANILMTRFNPEKVLIMYSVVGALFLAYVALVPSFSAVYVAVLVSVLFGPCWATIYAGTLDTVDNEHTEMAGAVIVMAIVGAAVVPAIQGYVADMFHSLQVSFLVSMLCFVYVGIYFWRELKVRRTLGEEATAS; translated from the coding sequence ATGAACGATAAAAACATCGTTCAGATGCCTGACGGGTATCTGAATAAAACCCCTCTGTTCCAGTTTATTTTGTTATCCTGTTTATTTCCATTATGGGGATGCGCCGCTGCGTTAAATGATATTCTCATTACCCAGTTTAAGAGCGTATTTTCACTGAGTAACTTTGCCTCCGCACTGGTGCAAAGTGCGTTTTATGGCGGTTATTTTTTAATTGCTATCCCGGCGTCGTTAGTGATTAAAAATAGCACCTATAAAGTCGCGATATTAATTGGCTTAACGCTTTATATTGTCGGCTGTACGTTGTTTTTCCCGGCCTCGCACATGGCAACCTACACCATGTTCCTGGCGGCGATTTTCGCTATCGCCATCGGTCTGAGCTTCCTTGAGACCGCGGCGAACACCTACAGTTCGATGATTGGTCCGAAACAGTGGGCAACATTGCGCCTGAATATCAGCCAGACCTTCTACCCGATTGGCGCAGCCTCCGGCATCCTGCTGGGTAAATATCTGGTGTTCTCCGAAGGCGAAAGCCTGGAAAAACAGATGGCGGGTATGACGGCGGAGCAGGTACATAACTTCAAAGTGCTGATGCTCGAAAACACCCTCGAACCCTATAAGTACATGATTATGGTGCTGGTGGTTGTGCTGGTGCTGTTCCTGTTTACCCGCTTCCCGAAATGTAAAGTCGAGCAGACCGCCACGCACAAGCGCCCGTCAGCGATGGACACGCTGCGTTATCTGGCGACTAACGCCCGCTTCCGCCGCGGTATTCTCGCGCAGTTCCTGTATGTCGGCATGCAGGTGGCTGTCTGGTCATTCACCATTCGACTGGCGCTGGAACTGGGAGATATCAACGAACGCGACGCCTCAAACTTCATGGTCTACAGCTTCGCCTGCTTCTTCATCGGGAAGTTTATCGCCAACATTCTGATGACGCGCTTCAACCCGGAAAAAGTGCTGATCATGTACTCCGTCGTCGGTGCGCTGTTCCTCGCCTATGTCGCGCTGGTACCGAGCTTCAGCGCGGTGTATGTCGCAGTGCTGGTGAGTGTGCTGTTTGGACCCTGCTGGGCGACGATTTACGCCGGGACACTGGACACCGTTGATAACGAACACACCGAAATGGCGGGTGCCGTTATCGTGATGGCGATTGTCGGCGCGGCGGTAGTTCCGGCCATTCAGGGTTATGTCGCTGACATGTTCCATTCGTTACAGGTTTCCTTCCTGGTGTCGATGCTGTGCTTCGTCTACGTCGGGATCTACTTCTGGCGTGAGCTGAAAGTTCGTCGCACGCTGGGTGAAGAAGCCACGGCATCTTAA
- a CDS encoding aldose 1-epimerase family protein: MTTRIPLWRQLFTEQPRVLLENSDFSVTAFRYDSGIEGLRLQNSRGHLVILPWMGQMIWDAQFDGHDLTMRNMFRQPKPANEVVETYGCFAFHSGLLANGCPSPEDTHPLHGEMACATMDDAWLELDGDTLRIGGGYEYVMGFGHHYHASPTVALHKASALFDITMSVTNLASVAMPLQYMCHMNYAYVPQATFAQNFPDEVLTLRESVPAHVKPTPQWLAFNQRILQGEVSLKTLNAPEFCDPEIVFFGDKLDRYTRTPEFKMIAPDGTTFVTRFSSNELNYVTRWILYNGDQQVAAFALPATCRPEGFLAAQRNGSLIELAPQQTRTFHVTTGVM, translated from the coding sequence ATGACAACCCGAATTCCGTTATGGCGCCAGTTGTTTACCGAACAGCCCCGCGTCCTGCTGGAAAACAGCGATTTCTCGGTCACAGCGTTTCGCTATGACAGCGGCATAGAAGGGTTACGCCTGCAAAACAGCCGCGGTCATCTGGTTATTTTGCCGTGGATGGGGCAGATGATCTGGGATGCGCAATTCGACGGTCACGACCTGACGATGCGCAACATGTTCCGCCAGCCTAAACCGGCGAACGAGGTCGTTGAAACCTACGGCTGTTTCGCGTTTCACTCCGGTCTGCTGGCTAACGGCTGCCCGTCGCCGGAAGACACGCACCCGCTGCATGGCGAAATGGCCTGTGCGACCATGGATGATGCCTGGCTGGAGCTTGATGGCGACACGCTGCGCATCGGTGGTGGTTACGAATACGTGATGGGCTTCGGTCATCACTATCACGCAAGCCCGACGGTGGCGCTGCATAAAGCGAGCGCGCTGTTTGATATCACAATGTCGGTGACCAACCTCGCGTCAGTGGCGATGCCGTTGCAGTACATGTGCCACATGAATTACGCCTATGTGCCGCAGGCGACCTTTGCGCAGAATTTCCCTGACGAGGTACTGACGCTACGGGAGTCCGTTCCGGCGCATGTGAAACCGACGCCGCAGTGGCTGGCTTTCAACCAGCGTATTTTGCAGGGCGAGGTATCGCTGAAGACGCTCAATGCGCCAGAGTTCTGCGATCCGGAAATCGTCTTTTTCGGTGATAAGCTCGACCGCTACACCCGAACGCCGGAATTTAAGATGATCGCGCCAGATGGCACCACGTTCGTTACCCGGTTCTCCAGTAACGAGCTGAATTATGTGACGCGCTGGATCCTCTACAACGGCGATCAGCAGGTGGCGGCGTTTGCGCTACCGGCCACCTGTCGCCCGGAAGGGTTCCTGGCAGCGCAACGCAACGGCAGCCTGATCGAACTGGCGCCGCAACAAACCCGCACGTTCCACGTCACCACCGGGGTGATGTGA